Genomic DNA from Ruminococcus sp. OA3:
GGAACGACAAATATCTTTTATCAGCAGACATCATAAAGTACACGGCTGGGCACATATACCAAAGACGCCCGACAGAGCACCTGCAATTGTGTTATGCCATGGGTTTACGGGAAACTGCAGTGAACATGGTTTGTTTGAGTCGTTTGGCAAAAAGGCCAGTGAAGCCGGATTCTATGTTCTGCGGACTGACTGTGTCGGGTCCGGTGAAAGTGACGGTGATTTTGCAGAACATACGTGTCTCGGAGGATGGCGGGATGATATGCTGGCAGCGTTTGACTTTGCTGCAAAGCAGCCGGAGGTAGATGCCGGGAGGATGGCAGCTATGGGGATCAGCATGGGTGCGGGAGCCGCACTGCTGTCGCTTAAAGAAAACAGAGTAAAAACAGCGGTAGGCTGGGCGCCCGTTCTGTATCCGGTTGA
This window encodes:
- a CDS encoding alpha/beta fold hydrolase; the protein is MMERQISFISRHHKVHGWAHIPKTPDRAPAIVLCHGFTGNCSEHGLFESFGKKASEAGFYVLRTDCVGSGESDGDFAEHTCLGGWRDDMLAAFDFAAKQPEVDAGRMAAMGISMGAGAALLSLKENRVKTAVGWAPVLYPVEVFSRIMGDENWEKLRDGETVHHEYAGVEFDMGPHFLRDAENLSVEQAIRESAKPVLLCLGTADPVIDPGFGPRMEALSIPGLAVRTVQNENHSFLVCQQENIAEAIEFLKGQLM